From Candidatus Methylomirabilota bacterium:
TCACCACCGAACTCCCAGGTGCGCTTGAGGTGCTCCCTTACATCCTCGAGCCCCAGGAGTACAGCATTGCCCTCCCGACCGGCAGCCCTCTCCGAGAACCGATCAACCAAGTCCTTCTGGAAAAGACGCACCAGCGGGCCTGGAAAGACCTGCTCTTTCGTTACTTGGGCAATTAGGAGCACAGCCGCCCAAGAGGATTCGACCCTCTGACCTGCTAATTGGTAATCAGCAAGTCTGGGGCCCCTTTGGATTTTCAGCTTGACACTTTTAAACTATAGTTCTATAGTTCCATTATGAAGACTAAAACGCGAAAGGAGGTGAAGACGGTGCGGTTTGGCATCTATCTCCCGGATGAAGTGTATAAGCGGCTGCGCTACCTGGCGATTGACGAAAATAAGACGGCCACGGCCCTCGTCCGGGACCTGATCGAAGAGTACCTAGCGAAGAAGGGCAAACGAAAGGGGGTGAAGTAGGTGGGTAATTCCAAGCGTGGTAAAGGGATGATCTACAGACGTGGGCAGGTGTGGTGGATCAAGTTCTATGACAACGGCCGACCGCGCTACGAGAGTAGCGGATCCAGGAAGGAGACCGACGCCAAGCGGCTGCTGAGCCTGCGGTTGGGACAGGTGGTCGAGGGAAAGTGTCCGGCACCCGAGGTACAGCGGATTACCTTTGAGGACCTGGCCCGGGACCTGGAGACCGAGTATCGCGCCAACGGGCGGAGATCCTTGGGGCATCTGGTCGTGAGGATTGCCCATCTCCGCCGGTTCTTTTGTTCCATGCGGGCTACCAGCATAACCACGTCCGAGGTTCAGAAATACATCGTCAAGCGTCAGAGTGAAGGAGCGAGCAACGCCACGATCAACCGGGACCTGGCCGCCTTGACAAGGATGTTCAGCCTGGCACTCCAGGCGGAGAAGATGCGCCACAAGCCCCGCGTTCCCCACCTGGTGGAGAACAATGTCCGGCAAGGGTTCTTTGAGTACGAGGACTTTGAGAAGGTCCGGGACGCCCTCCAGGAGCATCTCAGACCGCTCGTCACCTTCGCCTATCACACCGGCTGGCGAAAGTCGGAGATCATCAACCTGAGGTGGGACCAGGTGGACCTGCATACAGCCACCGTGCGCCTGGAGCCGGGCACCACGAAGAACAAGCAGGCCCGCATGATCTTCCTTGGCCGGGGAGCTTCTGGACGTGATCCAGCGGCAACGGGAGGTCAGAGACCGGCTCTATCCAGACTGCCCTTGGGTGTTCTTCTCCGAGGGGAAGCAGATCAAGTCCTTTCGCCGGTCCTGGAACACGGCTTGCCGTAAGGCGAAACTAATGGGGAAGATCCTGCACGACTTCAGGCGGTCAGCGATTCGCAACATGGTCCGGGCTGGCATCCCTGAGCGCGTGGCGATGGACCTGAGCGGCCACAAGACCCGGAGCGTGTTCGAGCGGTACAACATCGTGAGCGAGGGAGACCGCCTCGAGGCCGCGAACCGGCTGGACCAATACCTCAAGAAGTGGGCGGGGGGTGTAACCGTTTCTGTCACCGCGCCG
This genomic window contains:
- a CDS encoding ribbon-helix-helix protein, CopG family, coding for MKTKTRKEVKTVRFGIYLPDEVYKRLRYLAIDENKTATALVRDLIEEYLAKKGKRKGVK
- a CDS encoding site-specific integrase encodes the protein MIYRRGQVWWIKFYDNGRPRYESSGSRKETDAKRLLSLRLGQVVEGKCPAPEVQRITFEDLARDLETEYRANGRRSLGHLVVRIAHLRRFFCSMRATSITTSEVQKYIVKRQSEGASNATINRDLAALTRMFSLALQAEKMRHKPRVPHLVENNVRQGFFEYEDFEKVRDALQEHLRPLVTFAYHTGWRKSEIINLRWDQVDLHTATVRLEPGTTKNKQARMIFLGRGASGRDPAATGGQRPALSRLPLGVLLRGEADQVLSPVLEHGLP
- a CDS encoding tyrosine-type recombinase/integrase; translation: MFFSEGKQIKSFRRSWNTACRKAKLMGKILHDFRRSAIRNMVRAGIPERVAMDLSGHKTRSVFERYNIVSEGDRLEAANRLDQYLKKWAGGVTVSVTAPATPVPIPPNSSQHLLEGGLEKGLKSKD